The proteins below come from a single Gossypium raimondii isolate GPD5lz chromosome 2, ASM2569854v1, whole genome shotgun sequence genomic window:
- the LOC105787684 gene encoding zinc finger CCCH domain-containing protein 40: MAHRLLRDHEADGWERSDFPIICESCLGDNPYVRMTKADYDKECKICTRPFTVFRWRPGRDARYKKTEVCQTCSKLKNVCQVCLLDLEYGLPVQVRDTALSINSNDAIPKSDVNREYFAEEHDRRARAGLDYESSYGKVRPNDTILKLQRTTPYYKRNRAHICSFYVRGECTRGAECPYRHEMPEAGELSQQNIKDRYYGVNDPVALKLLNKAGEMPSLEAPEDESIKTLYVGGLDKRITEQDLRDNFYAHGEIESIKMVLDKACAFVTYTTREGAEKAAEELSSKLVIKGLRLKLMWGKPQAPRPESETSDGSRQQAAVAHSGMLPRAVISQQQNQFQPSGPGMHDQPPPMQYFNIPPPPQMDRAYYPSMDPQRMGALVPSQDGENKPGSDKQQAQHYPYQGMPPPPPGQYPHQHYPPYGYMQPMPPYQQYPPYHSAMPPPRGPPQHYQHPGPPRPSPPVSAPASTSAQPPPASTSSGSAPPPPPPAPVPSAAASGSSQL; encoded by the exons ACTAAAGCTGATTATGATAAGGAGTGCAAGATTTGTACACGTCCATTTACAGTCTTTAGGTGGAGACCTGGTCGTGATGCAAGGTATAAGAAAACTGAGGTTTGTCAGACTTGCAGTAAGTTGAAAAATGTTTGTCAAGTCTGCCTTTTAGATCTTGAATATGGATTGCCAGTTCAAGTTCGGGATACTGCTCTAAGTATAAACTCCAATGATGCCATTCCAAAGAGTGATGTCAATAGAGAGTATTTCGCCGAGGAGCATGACAGGAGG GCGAGAGCTGGTCTAGATTATGAATCCTCATATGGGAAGGTACGTCCAAACGACACTATTCTGAAGCTTCAGAGAACAACACCTTACTACAAGAGAAACCGAGCACATATTTGCAGTTTCTATGTGCGGGGTGAATGTACAAGAGGTGCTGAGTGCCCTTATAGGCATGAGATGCCAGAAGCTGGGGAGTTGTCCcagcaaaatataaaagaccgTTACTATGG GGTGAATGATCCAGTGGCACTAAAGCTACTTAACAAGGCTGGTGAAATGCCTTCTTTGGAAGCGCCTGAGGATGAAAGCATTAAAACCCTTTATGTGGGAGGGCTGGATAAAAGGATCACCGAGCAAGATTTAAGGGATAACTTTTATGCCCATGGTGAAATTGAATCGATAAAGATGGTCCTCGACAAGGCATGCGCCTTTGTTACATACACAACCAGAGAAGGAGCTGAAAAGGCTGCAGAAGAGCTTTCTAGCAAGCTAGTCATAAAGGGTCTTAGGCTGAAGCTAATGTGGGGTAAGCCCCAAGCCCCAAGGCCTGAGTCAGAAACCTCCGATGGATCCAGGCAGCAAGCAGCAGTGGCTCATAGCGGAATGTTGCCCCGGGCAGTAATATCTCAGCAGCAGAATCAATTCCAGCCATCTGGACCTGGCATGCACGACCAACCACCACCTATGCAGTACTTTAATATCCCACCTCCACCTCAGATGGATAGAGCCTACTATCCATCAATGGACCCTCAAAGAATGGGTGCTCTGGTTCCGTCTCAGGACGGGGAGAACAAACCCGGATCAGATAAACAACAAGCACAACACTATCCTTACCAAGGTATGCCGCCGCCGCCACCTGGACAATATCCTCATCAACATTATCCGCCATATGGGTACATGCAACCAATGCCACCTTATCAACAGTATCCACCATACCATTCAGCAATGCCTCCACCTCGAGGCCCACCTCAACATTATCAACACCCTGGACCTCCAAGACCTTCACCACCTGTGAGTGCACCAGCTTCAACAAGCGCGCAACCACCACCAGCATCTACTTCATCAGGCTCTGccccaccaccaccaccaccggCGCCCGTCCCATCTGCTGCTGCATCTGGATCTTCTCAGCTATGA
- the LOC105787685 gene encoding uncharacterized protein LOC105787685, which yields MGNCQAAEAATVVIQHPGNKIERIYWSVSANEIMGSNPGHYVALVVTSPTMKNENGTPVKQLKLLKPDDTLLIGQVYRLVSFEDVLKEFAAKKCVKLGKLLKENGGLGLGMELKKKRTDLPRTKLGSESGNCSGVKVEQEVNRVGTSGGGGGGGGSRYIGRHHGGGGQWRPALQSIAEIGI from the exons ATGGGAAACTGTCAAGCAGCTGAAGCAGCCACCGTGGTGATTCAACACCCAGGGAACAAGATCGAGAGGATTTATTGGTCGGTTAGTGCAAATGAAATCATGGGGTCGAATCCAGGTCATTACGTTGCCCTTGTGGTGACTTCACCGACGATGAAGAATGAAAATGGTACGCCGGTGAAACAGCTTAAGCTGTTGAAACCTGATGATACTCTGTTGATCGGTCAAGTTTATAGGCTCGTCAGCTTTGaag ATGTTTTGAAAGAATTTGCTGCAAAAAAGTGTGTGAAATTGGGGAAATTGTTGAAAGAAAATGGAGGACTTGGGCTTGGAATGgagttgaagaagaagagaacgGATTTGCCAAGAACTAAACTTGGTTCTGAATCTGGGAATTGCAGTGGCGTTAAG GTGGAGCAGGAAGTTAATAGGGTTGGAACcagtggtggtggtggtggtggtggtggcaGTAGGTACATAGGCAGACATCATGGCGGTGGTGGGCAATGGAGGCCAGCCTTGCAGAGCATTGCAGAGATTGGAATTTGA